The Streptomyces sp. NBC_00162 genome window below encodes:
- a CDS encoding TetR/AcrR family transcriptional regulator: protein MAGAARRRDGRIAQERMLEEAMAAIAENGLAALTMSALAERLGTSGGHILYYFGSKDRLLLEALRWSEELLTGERRALLGRRLTAARKLDQFLELYLPEGPRDPRWTLWIELWARTASNEPLKAAQEEIDESWQQDLESLLAKGVDQGRFAPMDVPARASELLALLDGLSTRVVLGQRGADRAGALERARSAAALLVPHT from the coding sequence GTGGCGGGAGCAGCACGGCGGCGCGACGGGCGGATCGCCCAGGAGCGGATGCTGGAAGAGGCCATGGCGGCGATCGCCGAGAACGGGCTGGCGGCGCTCACCATGTCCGCGCTGGCCGAGCGGCTCGGCACCAGCGGCGGCCACATCCTGTACTACTTCGGCAGCAAGGACCGGCTCCTGCTGGAGGCCTTGCGCTGGAGCGAGGAGCTGCTCACCGGCGAGCGCCGGGCCCTGCTCGGCCGGAGGCTGACGGCCGCCCGCAAGCTCGACCAGTTCCTGGAGCTCTACCTCCCCGAGGGCCCGCGCGACCCGCGCTGGACGCTGTGGATCGAGCTGTGGGCCCGTACGGCCTCCAACGAACCGCTGAAGGCGGCCCAGGAGGAGATCGACGAGAGCTGGCAGCAGGACCTGGAGTCCCTGCTGGCCAAGGGCGTGGACCAGGGCCGCTTCGCCCCCATGGACGTCCCCGCCCGGGCCTCGGAACTGCTCGCGCTGCTGGACGGGCTGAGCACCCGGGTGGTGCTGGGCCAGCGCGGCGCGGACCGCGCCGGGGCCCTGGAGCGGGCCCGCTCGGCGGCGGCCCTCCTCGTCCCGCACACGTAG
- a CDS encoding amidohydrolase, which yields MARRPFPADLLLTGARIHTVDPELPEAEALAVHDGVIVWVGRDAEAAAWAGPDTERIDASGKLVLPGFIDAHNHVRLGSDEACVQLAGVRSLDGIHARILAWREAHPDAEWIEAEAFDYSAIPGGRMPDAADLDPVTGDIPAIVLSYDVHTAWLNTAAMRRLGVTRDRTDLPFGTAAVDPETGEPTGFVKDFAVKGLSRDGHRALRELGVPWAAPDRQYGRLAKSLDDAIGFGITTVVEPQNSLDDLELYERARAEGRLRSRIVAALFHPRGTGESDLADFEEAARRFSGDRLRVGPLKLYIDDVVEPRTAALLEPYAGCGHHRGETFYPAEEFAELLAGLDARGFQCFVHATGDRGIRTVLDAVEHARSVNGPRDARHQVVHVECLDPADVERFAELGVVACMQPRHCAPEIAGPGQDWAENVGEDRWHKAWPMRSLHEAGAVLAFSSDWNVAEMDPMIGIYTAVTRRPLAGGEPWQPAETVDVETAVYGYTMGSAYANFLEAERGSLTVGKAADLVVLSRDILSAPASEIPGTVAETVVVAGEVVHRTA from the coding sequence ATGGCACGCCGCCCCTTCCCCGCCGACCTGCTGCTCACCGGAGCCCGGATCCACACCGTGGACCCGGAGCTGCCCGAGGCCGAAGCCCTCGCCGTCCATGACGGGGTGATCGTCTGGGTCGGCCGGGACGCCGAGGCCGCCGCCTGGGCCGGACCGGACACCGAGCGGATCGACGCGAGCGGGAAGCTGGTGCTGCCCGGCTTCATCGACGCGCACAACCACGTCCGGCTCGGTTCCGACGAAGCCTGCGTGCAACTCGCCGGGGTGCGCAGCCTGGACGGCATCCACGCACGGATCCTGGCCTGGCGGGAGGCCCACCCGGACGCCGAGTGGATCGAGGCCGAAGCCTTCGACTACTCCGCCATCCCCGGCGGACGGATGCCGGACGCCGCCGACCTGGACCCGGTCACCGGGGACATCCCGGCCATCGTGCTCTCGTACGACGTCCACACGGCCTGGCTGAACACGGCGGCCATGCGGCGTCTGGGCGTCACCCGGGACCGTACTGACCTGCCCTTCGGCACGGCGGCGGTGGACCCGGAGACCGGCGAACCCACCGGATTCGTCAAGGACTTCGCCGTCAAGGGGCTCTCGCGGGACGGGCACCGGGCGCTGCGTGAACTGGGCGTGCCGTGGGCCGCGCCGGACCGGCAGTACGGGCGGCTCGCGAAGAGCCTGGACGACGCGATCGGCTTCGGCATCACCACGGTGGTGGAGCCGCAGAACTCGCTCGACGACCTGGAGCTCTACGAACGCGCCCGGGCGGAGGGGCGGCTGCGCTCGCGGATCGTCGCGGCGCTGTTCCACCCGCGCGGCACGGGTGAGTCCGACCTGGCCGACTTCGAGGAGGCGGCCCGCCGGTTCTCCGGGGACCGGCTGCGGGTGGGCCCGCTCAAGCTGTACATCGACGACGTGGTGGAACCGCGGACGGCCGCGCTCCTGGAGCCGTACGCGGGCTGCGGCCACCACCGGGGCGAGACCTTCTACCCGGCCGAGGAGTTCGCGGAGCTCCTCGCCGGGCTGGACGCGCGGGGCTTCCAGTGCTTCGTGCACGCCACGGGTGACCGGGGCATCCGGACCGTCCTGGACGCGGTGGAACACGCGCGGTCGGTGAACGGCCCGCGCGATGCCCGCCACCAGGTGGTGCACGTGGAGTGCCTGGATCCGGCGGACGTGGAGCGCTTCGCGGAACTGGGCGTGGTGGCCTGCATGCAGCCGAGGCACTGCGCACCGGAGATCGCGGGCCCCGGGCAGGACTGGGCCGAGAACGTGGGCGAGGACCGCTGGCACAAGGCGTGGCCGATGCGGAGCCTGCACGAGGCGGGGGCGGTCCTGGCCTTCTCCAGCGACTGGAACGTGGCGGAGATGGACCCGATGATCGGCATCTACACGGCGGTGACCCGCCGCCCCCTGGCCGGCGGCGAGCCGTGGCAGCCGGCCGAGACGGTGGACGTGGAGACGGCGGTGTACGGCTACACGATGGGCTCCGCCTACGCCAACTTCCTCGAGGCCGAGCGGGGTTCCCTCACGGTGGGCAAGGCGGCGGACCTCGTCGTCCTGTCCCGGGACATCCTCTCCGCCCCGGCCTCCGAGATCCCGGGCACGGTCGCCGAAACGGTGGTGGTGGCGGGCGAGGTGGTCCACCGGACCGCCTGA
- a CDS encoding purine-cytosine permease family protein: MGQQETADVDEVFRVETHGIDPIPDAERHGSAKDLFWLWFGSNLTFTYVINGALAVAFGLSFWQAAAVVVISGLSFFAVSAAGLSGIRTGTATLVISRAAFGVRGNFPAGVLNWVVSIGYTIVNTVVGTLALEVFFAEVGLGGGHLVRGLALGVTLALTFAVAMWGHATVQFAERWMAYVLAAGFGVLLVFVLPGADTAAPAAAPGLSGWSLAFVVMLAGPFSYLPMPADYTRYLPRTTSLKSITWMGALGGFVSSVALGVAGVAAATQTDMTDAVAGAESLLPGWFQPLFLALVLGGSVTNSIITLYSSSLNLQVLGIPWSRARAIVISAAVTALGSLAALFLTDFTTSLLSFLSLLIIVFAPWGGVFLADMLLRRCRYDADALHTGREGVYWYRAGYHPAGAAALLAGIVFAALTCDSELWTGPLVAPLGGADLTLLGSVVSALTYWALVRRVSSYVPAA; encoded by the coding sequence ATGGGACAGCAGGAGACAGCCGACGTCGACGAGGTGTTCCGGGTCGAGACCCACGGGATCGACCCCATCCCCGACGCCGAACGCCACGGCAGCGCCAAGGACCTCTTCTGGCTCTGGTTCGGCTCCAACCTCACCTTCACCTACGTGATCAACGGGGCCCTGGCCGTGGCCTTCGGGCTCTCCTTCTGGCAGGCCGCCGCCGTGGTCGTGATCAGCGGACTGTCCTTCTTCGCCGTCAGCGCCGCCGGGCTCAGCGGCATCCGCACCGGCACCGCCACCCTGGTCATCTCCCGCGCCGCGTTCGGAGTCCGCGGCAACTTCCCGGCCGGCGTCCTCAACTGGGTGGTGAGCATCGGCTACACCATCGTCAACACCGTGGTCGGGACGCTCGCGCTGGAGGTCTTCTTCGCCGAGGTCGGGCTGGGAGGCGGGCACCTGGTACGCGGGCTCGCACTCGGCGTCACCCTCGCGCTGACCTTCGCCGTCGCCATGTGGGGACACGCCACCGTGCAGTTCGCCGAGCGCTGGATGGCCTACGTCCTCGCCGCCGGCTTCGGCGTGCTGCTGGTGTTCGTCCTGCCCGGCGCCGACACCGCCGCCCCGGCCGCCGCCCCCGGACTGTCCGGCTGGAGCCTGGCCTTCGTCGTCATGCTCGCCGGGCCGTTCTCGTACCTGCCGATGCCCGCCGACTACACCCGCTACCTGCCCCGGACCACCTCCCTGAAGTCGATCACCTGGATGGGAGCCCTCGGCGGCTTCGTCTCCTCCGTGGCCCTCGGCGTCGCGGGCGTCGCCGCCGCCACCCAGACCGACATGACCGACGCCGTCGCCGGGGCCGAGAGCCTGCTGCCCGGCTGGTTCCAGCCGCTGTTCCTGGCCCTCGTACTCGGCGGATCGGTCACCAACTCGATCATCACGCTCTACTCCTCCAGCCTGAACCTGCAGGTCCTCGGCATCCCGTGGAGCCGTGCCCGGGCCATCGTGATCAGCGCCGCCGTCACCGCGCTCGGCTCGCTCGCCGCGCTCTTCCTCACCGACTTCACCACCTCCCTGCTCTCCTTCCTCTCCCTCCTGATCATCGTGTTCGCGCCCTGGGGCGGGGTCTTCCTCGCCGACATGCTGCTGCGCCGCTGCCGCTACGACGCCGACGCGCTGCACACCGGGCGCGAGGGCGTGTACTGGTACCGCGCCGGCTACCACCCGGCCGGGGCGGCCGCCCTGCTCGCCGGCATCGTCTTCGCCGCCCTGACCTGCGACTCCGAGCTGTGGACGGGCCCGCTGGTGGCCCCTCTCGGCGGCGCCGACCTCACCCTCCTCGGCTCGGTCGTCTCCGCGCTCACGTACTGGGCCCTCGTACGCCGCGTCTCGTCGTACGTCCCGGCCGCCTGA
- the fxsBH gene encoding radical SAM/SPASM protein FxsBH, inactivated beta-hydroxylase extension form: protein MEPAGAGALPLIPFREFVVKVHSRCDLACDHCYIYEHADQSWRRRPAVVSDAVAERIAQRLAEHAATHGLPSVTVILLGGEPLLAGPVRLRTLCEALTRALDGVSALDLRIHTNGLRLNTAFLDLFREYGVKVGVSLDGDRAANDRHRRFANGRTSHPGVLKALGLLRQDRYRHLYQGLLCTVDVENDPRAVFDALTALEPPRIDFLLPHATWETPPARPDGRPDAYARWLLRVFDRWEARGRPVPVRMFDSLLSTLRGGPSLTESLGLAPTDLVVVETDGTLEQADSLKTAHEGAAATGFDVFTHTFDEVAAHPGIRARQSGLAGVSAACRRCPVVRSCGGGLYAHRYRAPNGFDNPSVYCTDLRELVDGVEARTARAAVAPESADPAALSASQQELTRVLLARLHADLADLAGSGGEGWQRSWELITALEAEAPDALDAVLDHPYTRTWLIRALHAVRRGRRPDEPVAFRLSALAAAAAVRGRLEATVSVVHRGGELYLPTLGLLRTGRTEVGIRAASEGFRVREGSTERRFGRFEEDPGWQPVRVWPGAGADAPPMALDDLDPYRDCFSRTPRTRLDGAEAGDWQRRLGAAWELLHRTVPGLARETAAGLGTLTPLTGPGSGSGSGKAGQCGPGALGVPYAADVRRTALALLTGRRRAGLRELTEVADLYALDGEWLHESPWRERPVPVSELLADAYVRVAAEEYRRSEGPVGGAGPGDGDVIKRALDRLSGAAELTVSGKAVVARLRREFESGA from the coding sequence ATGGAGCCCGCCGGGGCCGGTGCCTTACCGCTCATCCCGTTCCGCGAGTTCGTGGTCAAGGTGCACAGCAGATGCGATCTCGCATGCGACCACTGCTACATCTACGAACACGCGGACCAGAGTTGGCGGCGGCGGCCCGCGGTGGTCTCCGACGCGGTGGCGGAGCGCATCGCGCAGCGGCTGGCCGAGCACGCGGCCACCCACGGCCTGCCCTCGGTGACCGTCATCCTGCTCGGCGGCGAGCCGCTGCTGGCAGGCCCGGTCCGTCTCCGGACGCTCTGCGAGGCGCTCACCCGAGCCCTCGACGGGGTGAGCGCACTCGATCTGCGCATCCACACCAACGGGCTGCGGCTGAACACCGCCTTTCTCGACCTGTTCCGCGAGTACGGGGTCAAGGTCGGAGTGTCCCTCGACGGCGACCGCGCGGCCAACGACCGGCACCGCCGCTTCGCGAACGGCCGTACCAGCCACCCCGGGGTCCTCAAGGCGCTCGGACTGCTGCGGCAGGACCGCTACCGGCACCTGTACCAGGGACTGCTCTGCACGGTGGACGTGGAGAACGACCCCCGCGCGGTGTTCGACGCGCTCACCGCGCTCGAACCGCCGCGCATCGACTTCCTGTTGCCGCACGCCACGTGGGAGACGCCCCCGGCCAGGCCCGACGGACGCCCCGACGCGTACGCCCGGTGGCTCCTGCGGGTCTTCGACCGGTGGGAGGCGCGGGGCAGGCCGGTCCCCGTCCGGATGTTCGACTCCCTGCTGAGCACCCTGCGGGGCGGGCCGAGCCTGACCGAATCGCTCGGCCTGGCGCCCACGGACCTGGTCGTCGTCGAGACCGACGGCACCCTTGAGCAGGCCGACTCGCTGAAGACCGCTCACGAGGGCGCGGCCGCCACCGGTTTCGACGTCTTCACCCACACCTTCGACGAGGTGGCGGCCCATCCCGGCATCCGGGCCCGCCAGTCGGGCCTCGCGGGCGTCAGCGCCGCCTGCCGCCGGTGCCCCGTGGTGCGCTCGTGCGGCGGAGGCCTCTACGCACACCGCTACCGAGCCCCGAACGGCTTCGACAACCCCTCCGTCTACTGCACCGACCTGCGGGAACTGGTCGACGGGGTCGAAGCGCGCACCGCCCGGGCCGCCGTCGCGCCCGAGAGCGCCGATCCCGCCGCGCTGTCGGCCTCCCAGCAGGAGCTGACCCGGGTGCTGCTGGCCCGGCTGCACGCGGATCTGGCGGATCTGGCGGGCTCAGGGGGCGAGGGCTGGCAGCGCTCCTGGGAGCTGATCACGGCCCTCGAGGCCGAGGCGCCCGACGCGCTCGATGCCGTACTGGACCATCCGTACACGCGCACCTGGCTGATCCGTGCCCTGCACGCCGTACGCCGGGGACGGCGGCCGGACGAACCGGTTGCCTTCCGGCTGTCCGCGCTGGCCGCGGCGGCCGCGGTGCGGGGGCGGCTGGAGGCGACCGTGAGCGTGGTCCATCGGGGCGGTGAGCTGTACCTGCCGACGCTGGGGCTGTTGCGCACGGGCCGTACCGAGGTGGGGATCAGGGCCGCCAGCGAGGGGTTCCGCGTACGGGAAGGCAGTACCGAGCGGCGCTTCGGGCGTTTCGAGGAAGACCCCGGGTGGCAGCCCGTACGGGTCTGGCCGGGAGCCGGGGCGGACGCGCCGCCGATGGCTCTGGACGACCTGGACCCCTACCGCGACTGCTTCTCCCGGACGCCCAGGACGAGGCTGGACGGAGCCGAGGCCGGGGACTGGCAGCGTCGCCTCGGCGCCGCCTGGGAGCTGCTGCACCGCACGGTGCCGGGCCTCGCGCGGGAGACGGCCGCCGGGCTGGGCACGCTCACACCGCTCACCGGTCCCGGTTCCGGTTCCGGTTCCGGGAAGGCGGGGCAGTGCGGGCCCGGGGCGCTGGGCGTGCCCTACGCGGCGGACGTACGCCGGACCGCGCTCGCGCTGCTCACCGGGCGGCGCCGGGCCGGGCTCCGCGAGCTGACCGAGGTGGCCGACCTGTACGCGCTGGACGGGGAGTGGCTGCACGAGTCCCCGTGGCGGGAGCGGCCGGTGCCGGTGTCGGAGCTGCTGGCCGATGCGTACGTGCGGGTGGCGGCGGAGGAGTACCGGCGGTCGGAAGGCCCCGTCGGTGGCGCCGGCCCCGGCGACGGCGATGTGATCAAGCGTGCGCTGGACCGGCTCTCCGGCGCGGCCGAGCTGACCGTGAGCGGCAAGGCGGTCGTCGCGCGACTGCGCCGGGAGTTCGAATCGGGAGCCTGA
- a CDS encoding alpha/beta fold hydrolase, producing MRVEVKAEDGRLIVAEVWGAPDGVPVLLHHGMPGCRLGSALRDITEIRPDVRFFAYDRPGYGDSERAPGRTVADAAHDSAAVADALGVDTFAVVGRSGGGPHALACAALLPKRVTGTAALASLAPSDGTGLDWFGGMTPHNVEHFRLAVADPAALERRLTPRAAAISRDPGRLLEELRKELADDDLRVVADGRVRQSILENYRESLRVSAYGWLDDSLAFCRPWGFDPASIPGRVLLWRGGQDAFSPLGHFRWLSRHVPNRTAVLKPGAGHFAAQCALPEALDWLL from the coding sequence GTGCGCGTCGAGGTGAAGGCAGAAGACGGCCGTCTGATCGTGGCCGAGGTCTGGGGGGCGCCGGACGGGGTGCCCGTGCTCCTGCACCACGGAATGCCGGGATGCCGGCTCGGGAGCGCGTTGCGCGACATCACGGAGATCCGTCCGGACGTCCGCTTCTTCGCCTACGACCGGCCCGGCTACGGGGACTCCGAGCGGGCCCCGGGGCGGACGGTGGCCGACGCCGCCCACGACTCCGCGGCCGTCGCGGACGCATTGGGCGTGGACACCTTCGCCGTCGTCGGCCGCTCCGGGGGCGGTCCGCACGCCCTGGCCTGCGCGGCGCTGCTCCCGAAGCGGGTGACGGGGACGGCTGCCCTGGCCAGCCTCGCGCCGAGCGACGGGACGGGGCTCGACTGGTTCGGCGGCATGACCCCCCACAACGTGGAGCACTTCCGCCTCGCGGTCGCCGATCCGGCGGCGCTGGAGCGCCGGCTCACTCCCCGGGCGGCGGCGATCAGCCGAGATCCCGGCCGGCTGCTCGAAGAGCTGCGGAAGGAACTCGCCGACGACGACTTGCGGGTCGTCGCGGACGGCCGGGTGCGCCAGTCGATCTTGGAAAACTACCGGGAGTCGCTGCGCGTCTCGGCCTACGGCTGGCTGGACGACAGCCTGGCCTTCTGCCGGCCCTGGGGGTTCGATCCCGCCTCGATCCCCGGACGGGTCCTGCTCTGGCGCGGCGGCCAGGACGCCTTCTCACCCCTGGGGCATTTCCGCTGGCTCAGCCGGCACGTCCCGAACCGCACCGCCGTACTCAAGCCGGGGGCGGGCCACTTCGCGGCTCAGTGCGCGCTGCCGGAAGCCCTGGACTGGCTTCTGTGA
- a CDS encoding DUF3533 domain-containing protein: MTQPTESTDAGPSGGFLAEIKDAVTIRAALLVLGVLVLQLAFITSYIGAFHHPKPSEIPIAVAAPVAPVAERSVQQLAALPGKPLDPRTAEDEAAAIRLIENRDVDGALIIDPAGRTDRLLVASGGGASLSQAVEEIVRAVERAQGRTVQVTDVAPADKGDSRGLSSFYLVVGWCVGGYLCAAILAISAGARPANVHRAVIRLGALLLYAIAAGLLGAVIAGPVLGALPGPIMGLWGLGTLVVFAVGAITLAFQGLAGVVGIGLAILLIVVLGNPSAGGAYPYPLLPPFWKAIGPALPPGAGTYAARSITYFKGNDMTGPMLVLAAWAAAGSAITIACAHFRGGRPGAAVGSGLPDDSPSVPRFAGEGTETR; encoded by the coding sequence ATGACCCAGCCCACCGAGAGCACCGACGCAGGTCCGTCCGGCGGCTTCCTCGCCGAGATCAAGGACGCCGTGACCATCCGGGCAGCCCTGCTGGTCCTGGGGGTGCTGGTCCTCCAGCTCGCGTTCATCACCTCGTACATCGGTGCCTTCCACCACCCGAAGCCCAGCGAGATCCCGATCGCCGTGGCCGCCCCCGTCGCACCGGTCGCCGAGCGGTCCGTACAGCAGCTCGCCGCCCTGCCCGGCAAGCCGCTCGACCCCCGTACGGCCGAGGACGAGGCCGCCGCGATCCGCCTGATCGAGAACCGGGACGTGGACGGCGCGCTGATCATCGACCCGGCCGGCCGGACCGACAGGCTGCTGGTCGCCTCCGGCGGCGGGGCCTCCCTCTCGCAGGCCGTCGAAGAGATCGTCCGCGCGGTGGAGAGGGCCCAGGGGCGGACCGTCCAGGTCACCGACGTGGCCCCGGCCGACAAGGGCGACAGCCGCGGCCTGAGCTCCTTCTACCTGGTCGTCGGCTGGTGCGTGGGCGGTTACCTGTGCGCCGCGATCCTCGCCATCAGCGCCGGTGCCCGGCCCGCCAACGTCCACCGCGCGGTCATCCGGCTCGGCGCGCTGCTCCTGTACGCGATCGCCGCGGGCCTGCTCGGCGCGGTCATCGCGGGCCCGGTCCTGGGCGCGCTGCCCGGCCCGATCATGGGCTTGTGGGGACTGGGCACCCTGGTCGTCTTCGCCGTCGGCGCCATCACCCTGGCCTTCCAGGGGCTGGCGGGCGTGGTCGGCATCGGTCTCGCGATCCTGCTGATCGTGGTGCTCGGCAACCCGAGCGCGGGCGGCGCCTACCCGTACCCGCTGCTGCCGCCGTTCTGGAAGGCCATCGGCCCGGCCCTGCCACCGGGCGCCGGCACCTACGCCGCCCGCTCCATCACGTACTTCAAGGGCAACGACATGACCGGGCCGATGCTGGTGCTGGCCGCCTGGGCGGCGGCCGGCTCGGCGATCACGATCGCCTGCGCGCACTTCCGCGGGGGCCGGCCGGGCGCCGCCGTGGGCAGCGGGCTCCCCGACGACTCGCCGTCCGTCCCCCGGTTCGCGGGCGAGGGGACGGAAACCCGGTGA